In the Clostridium sporogenes genome, one interval contains:
- the fliG gene encoding flagellar motor switch protein FliG: MAKDDKLTGVQKAAILFITLGPEASAGIIKRLPDSEIQKITYEIANITSVKSELKQDILEEFIQINKAKDYILEGGLEYARNLLGKALGSQKALEILDKVTEATQQFRPFAIARKADSSQLLNTISNEHPQTIALVLCYMQSDKAGQILSSLPEELQSEVAYRIATMSATSPMVVKEIEKVLDSKLSSVVRSDATTIGGLPTIVDILNQVDRTTEKNITEGLQREDAELAEKIKESMFVFEDIITLDDVAIQRVLREVETKDLALALKGSSEEVANVIFKNQSKRAASSLKEDIEFLGPVRIMDVEKAQQGIVSIIRRLDEAGEIVISRGGEDAIIV; the protein is encoded by the coding sequence ATGGCTAAAGATGATAAATTAACAGGAGTTCAAAAAGCAGCAATACTATTTATTACTTTAGGTCCTGAGGCCTCTGCTGGTATAATAAAGAGATTACCAGACTCAGAAATACAAAAAATAACTTATGAAATTGCTAATATAACTTCTGTAAAATCAGAATTAAAACAAGACATATTAGAGGAATTTATACAAATAAATAAGGCTAAGGACTATATATTAGAAGGTGGACTTGAGTATGCAAGAAATCTTTTAGGGAAAGCTTTAGGTAGTCAAAAAGCATTAGAAATATTAGATAAGGTTACAGAGGCTACTCAACAATTTAGACCTTTTGCAATAGCTAGAAAAGCAGATTCTTCTCAGCTATTAAATACTATATCTAATGAACATCCTCAAACTATAGCTTTAGTTCTATGTTATATGCAATCTGATAAGGCAGGGCAAATATTGTCCTCCCTTCCTGAAGAGTTGCAATCAGAGGTTGCTTATAGAATTGCTACAATGAGTGCTACTTCACCTATGGTAGTTAAAGAAATAGAAAAAGTATTAGACAGCAAACTATCTTCAGTGGTTAGATCTGATGCTACAACTATAGGAGGCCTTCCAACTATTGTAGATATATTAAACCAAGTAGACAGAACTACAGAAAAGAATATTACAGAAGGACTACAAAGAGAAGATGCAGAATTAGCAGAAAAGATAAAGGAATCTATGTTTGTATTCGAAGATATAATAACTCTAGACGATGTAGCAATACAAAGAGTTTTAAGAGAAGTAGAAACAAAGGATTTAGCGTTAGCTTTAAAGGGATCTTCAGAAGAAGTTGCCAATGTTATATTTAAAAATCAATCTAAGAGAGCCGCATCTTCTTTAAAAGAAGATATAGAATTCTTAGGACCTGTAAGAATAATGGATGTAGAAAAGGCTCAACAAGGTATAGTAAGTATAATAAGACGCTTAGACGAAGCTGGAGAGATCGTAATATCAAGAGGTGGCGAAGATGCAATCATTGTATAA
- a CDS encoding flagellar assembly protein FliH, with product MQSLYKVIKKGSVVNQGKEKIKTNYKKPVSFEKEEKEIEEENSKNFIESYENLAKNILENARRKSEELLSKAYGEAEVVEEEAFKKGYDEGFKKGYDEGKKSGYEEAYETYIEKGKSAYEEMIQKSNKMLLDTEKQYNSYLKEKEEEVRNLVLTIVEEVLKREVKDKSSMNEIIYEKLEESKKSATFIVKSNAYYYEEIKDKSEFWKNQLPYRGEIFVIEDTSLKDGEIIIETEQGRVIASLDTALDKIKELLINEK from the coding sequence ATGCAATCATTGTATAAAGTCATTAAAAAAGGCAGCGTAGTAAATCAAGGTAAAGAAAAGATAAAAACTAATTATAAAAAGCCAGTAAGTTTTGAAAAAGAAGAAAAAGAAATAGAAGAAGAGAATTCTAAAAATTTTATAGAGAGTTATGAAAATTTAGCTAAGAATATATTAGAGAATGCTAGACGTAAATCTGAAGAATTACTATCAAAGGCTTATGGTGAAGCTGAAGTCGTTGAAGAAGAAGCATTTAAAAAGGGTTATGATGAAGGTTTTAAAAAAGGTTATGATGAAGGAAAAAAATCCGGATATGAAGAAGCCTATGAAACCTATATAGAAAAGGGTAAAAGTGCTTATGAAGAGATGATTCAAAAATCTAATAAAATGCTTTTAGATACTGAAAAGCAATATAATAGCTATCTAAAGGAAAAAGAAGAAGAAGTTAGAAATTTAGTTTTAACTATAGTAGAAGAAGTATTAAAGCGTGAGGTTAAGGATAAGTCCTCTATGAACGAAATTATATATGAGAAGCTTGAGGAATCAAAGAAATCTGCTACCTTTATAGTTAAAAGTAATGCTTATTATTATGAAGAAATAAAAGATAAATCAGAATTTTGGAAAAACCAACTTCCTTATAGAGGAGAAATATTTGTAATAGAAGATACTTCTTTAAAAGATGGAGAAATTATTATAGAAACAGAGCAAGGGAGAGTTATAGCTTCTTTAGATACTGCTTTGGATAAAATTAAAGAATTATTAATAAATGAAAAATAA
- the fliI gene encoding flagellar protein export ATPase FliI: MSMLDIDFQKIGKRIKETNFNYMEGTVRKVIGLTVEVEGIKAFVGEVCIIYNEKNQTIPCEVVGFKEENVILMPLGELIGIAPGCRVIPQGKPLSVICSDNILGKVLDGLGKPLEGEGLMEGSPYALDSDPPDPMKRRRIKDVIPTGIKAIDGFLTVGEGQRIGIFAGSGVGKSTTLGMIAKYAEADINVIALIGERGREVRDFIEKDLGEEGLKKSVIVCATSDKPALVRLKGAFTATAIAEYFRDQGKKVILMMDSVTRFAMAQREIGLAIGEPPATKGYTPSVFAKLPRLMERSGMSNKGSITAFYTVLVDGDDFNEPIADAVRGILDGHIVLSRSLAAKNHYPAIDVLSSVSRLMSEIASREHKDAAGMARDLLATYKNSEDLINIGAYVKGSNPKVDMAIHYYDSIISFLKQGIGEQHSFEESVSVLKNMFQN; encoded by the coding sequence ATGTCCATGTTAGATATAGATTTTCAGAAAATAGGAAAAAGAATTAAAGAAACTAATTTTAACTACATGGAAGGTACTGTTAGAAAAGTTATAGGATTAACTGTAGAAGTTGAAGGAATAAAAGCCTTTGTAGGAGAGGTTTGTATTATATATAATGAAAAAAATCAAACAATTCCTTGTGAAGTAGTTGGTTTTAAAGAAGAAAATGTTATATTGATGCCTTTAGGAGAGCTTATAGGTATAGCACCAGGATGCAGGGTAATACCTCAAGGAAAACCTCTTAGTGTTATATGCTCAGATAATATATTAGGTAAAGTTTTAGATGGACTCGGTAAGCCATTAGAGGGAGAAGGGTTAATGGAGGGAAGTCCTTATGCTTTGGATAGCGACCCTCCAGACCCTATGAAAAGAAGAAGAATAAAGGATGTTATACCCACAGGAATAAAGGCTATAGATGGATTTTTAACTGTAGGTGAAGGACAGAGAATAGGTATATTTGCAGGTAGTGGAGTAGGTAAGAGTACTACTTTAGGCATGATTGCAAAATATGCAGAAGCGGATATAAATGTTATAGCATTAATAGGGGAAAGAGGTAGAGAAGTAAGAGATTTTATAGAAAAGGATTTGGGTGAAGAAGGTCTTAAAAAGTCTGTTATAGTTTGTGCTACTTCTGATAAACCTGCTTTAGTTAGATTAAAGGGGGCTTTTACAGCTACAGCTATAGCTGAATATTTTAGAGACCAAGGCAAAAAGGTAATCCTTATGATGGATTCTGTAACAAGATTTGCCATGGCACAAAGAGAGATAGGACTAGCTATAGGTGAACCACCAGCAACTAAAGGGTATACACCTTCAGTATTTGCAAAATTACCACGACTAATGGAAAGATCGGGAATGTCTAACAAAGGATCAATAACCGCATTTTATACAGTTTTAGTTGATGGAGATGATTTTAATGAACCTATTGCCGATGCTGTAAGAGGTATATTAGATGGTCATATAGTTTTATCTAGAAGCTTAGCTGCCAAAAACCATTATCCAGCTATAGATGTACTAAGTAGTGTAAGCAGACTTATGTCGGAGATTGCATCAAGAGAACATAAAGATGCGGCTGGTATGGCAAGGGATCTTTTAGCTACATACAAGAACTCAGAAGATCTTATAAATATAGGAGCCTATGTTAAGGGAAGTAACCCTAAAGTAGATATGGCTATACATTATTATGATTCAATAATATCTTTCTTAAAACAGGGAATAGGAGAGCAGCATTCCTTTGAAGAAAGTGTATCTGTTCTTAAAAATATGTTTCAAAATTAA
- the fliJ gene encoding flagellar export protein FliJ produces MKGYSFKLQKLLDIREKKEEESKMKFKQAQIEKNNTEKKLFKLKDNYDKYNSLNLNDSILEKKIRHSYLNSLNFCINETTNELQEKLNIVEKRREELKTKQVERKTVEILKEKDKLAFEKEQNMIEQKNNDEFALYAFIRNTERR; encoded by the coding sequence ATGAAGGGGTATTCTTTTAAACTTCAAAAGCTTTTAGATATAAGGGAAAAAAAAGAAGAAGAAAGTAAAATGAAATTTAAACAGGCTCAAATAGAAAAGAATAATACTGAAAAAAAATTGTTTAAATTAAAAGATAATTATGATAAATACAATAGTCTAAATTTAAATGATTCTATACTAGAAAAAAAAATAAGGCATAGTTATTTAAATTCATTAAATTTTTGTATAAATGAAACGACAAATGAATTGCAGGAAAAACTTAATATAGTAGAAAAAAGAAGAGAAGAATTAAAAACAAAGCAAGTAGAAAGAAAAACTGTAGAAATTTTAAAAGAAAAGGATAAATTAGCCTTTGAAAAAGAACAAAACATGATAGAGCAAAAAAATAATGATGAATTTGCTCTTTATGCCTTTATAAGAAACACTGAAAGGAGGTGA
- a CDS encoding flagellar hook-length control protein FliK, with amino-acid sequence MDLKISGFIKIENNSTTKKVTNQNEKPYSFNEVLNNISSNKSAIKDKNLDTKNSNDIYKDNKNSLVKDENTNSKDNSIMSGLNKEDIQKIKDKLEEQGFSKEELDSIKSVEDLEKLANKLKKSGDLDSFIALLNSILQSVSSGENIKLGKNLEENLDKLKVLLNNLSQGNGNKEQLVTEIKDILGEEFNKLNLTDENSLDKDLLETFSNKLQMKIEKEPNEEKLSLLKDIKSEMESILKEGSKNNLPIDSQINVDELLMSEEETDSSNLKENTSKEDKLLKGLLEEKEQGTGDKINKTVNFMSHLKNSVNINELSSKEALGNLVINKDTMNADIIKSIKYMELNNVKDLTVKIMPKELGEVFIKITMEGGIMKANIGATTKEAYNLLNSNMQLIEDKLQNSGIKVQELSLNIYNEDTTFFKQGNEKRENSHTSKSENKAELSSKDEIPEEENISSVESNVNMLA; translated from the coding sequence GTGGATTTAAAAATAAGTGGATTTATTAAAATTGAAAATAATTCGACTACTAAAAAGGTAACCAATCAAAATGAAAAGCCGTATTCTTTTAATGAAGTACTAAATAATATATCTTCTAATAAAAGTGCTATCAAAGATAAAAATCTTGATACAAAAAATAGTAATGATATTTATAAAGATAATAAAAATTCTTTAGTTAAAGATGAAAATACAAATAGTAAAGATAATAGTATCATGTCGGGATTAAATAAAGAGGATATACAAAAAATAAAAGATAAATTAGAAGAGCAAGGTTTTTCTAAGGAAGAATTAGATTCTATAAAATCTGTAGAGGATTTAGAAAAGTTAGCTAATAAGCTTAAAAAATCTGGAGATTTAGATAGTTTTATAGCATTACTTAATTCTATATTACAGAGCGTATCTTCTGGAGAAAATATAAAATTAGGTAAAAACTTAGAAGAAAACTTGGATAAATTAAAAGTTTTATTAAATAATTTATCTCAAGGTAATGGTAATAAAGAACAATTAGTAACAGAAATAAAAGATATTTTGGGTGAAGAATTTAATAAATTAAATCTTACAGATGAAAATTCATTAGATAAAGATTTATTAGAAACTTTTTCAAATAAACTTCAGATGAAAATTGAAAAGGAACCTAATGAAGAAAAGTTAAGCCTGTTAAAAGATATCAAAAGTGAGATGGAAAGCATTTTAAAGGAAGGATCTAAAAATAACTTGCCTATAGATTCTCAAATAAATGTAGATGAATTATTAATGTCAGAAGAAGAAACTGATTCTTCTAATTTAAAAGAAAATACTTCTAAAGAAGACAAGCTTTTAAAGGGACTTTTAGAGGAAAAAGAACAAGGAACAGGAGATAAAATAAATAAAACTGTTAATTTTATGTCTCATCTTAAAAACTCTGTCAACATAAATGAATTATCTTCAAAAGAAGCTTTGGGAAATTTAGTAATAAATAAGGACACGATGAATGCAGATATAATAAAATCTATAAAGTATATGGAATTAAATAATGTAAAAGATTTAACAGTAAAAATAATGCCAAAGGAATTAGGAGAAGTGTTTATAAAAATAACAATGGAAGGTGGCATTATGAAAGCTAATATAGGAGCTACTACAAAAGAAGCTTATAATCTATTAAATTCTAACATGCAATTAATAGAAGATAAACTGCAAAACTCTGGTATAAAGGTTCAAGAGCTTTCCCTAAATATATACAATGAAGATACAACTTTTTTCAAACAAGGAAATGAAAAAAGGGAAAATAGCCATACCTCAAAGTCAGAAAATAAAGCTGAATTATCATCTAAGGATGAAATACCAGAAGAAGAAAATATAAGTAGTGTAGAAAGCAATGTAAACATGCTAGCTTAA
- a CDS encoding flagellar biosynthesis protein FlgD yields MPTTINSNYSPYTGTTNKTSDENKKEADKKENEKGIIETTQENTGIKTDRGTRIVKKGQDLDKNAFFKILAAELANQDPTNAKDGTEYVSQLAQFSSLEQMANLNSMMKLTGASSFIGKVVLLRKFDDQGNQYAGIVRNVIKNGDEIKLSIEYEPGKVGEFPMEDVLNITDDINENSKYNNDLLNAVSLIGKNVLMDDGKEKITGVVKGVVRNGLGVSIKVTITKDGKEQDIYVPFEYVTNVQENGDFGDIEKPDEKPDEKPDEKPVDPVDPSNLADPSNPSDGDENKNEVEEKK; encoded by the coding sequence ATGCCAACAACAATTAATTCAAATTATTCACCTTATACTGGTACAACTAATAAAACTAGTGATGAAAATAAAAAAGAAGCGGATAAAAAAGAAAATGAAAAAGGAATAATAGAGACAACACAAGAAAACACTGGTATTAAAACTGATAGAGGTACTAGAATTGTTAAAAAAGGACAAGACCTTGATAAAAATGCTTTTTTTAAGATACTAGCTGCGGAACTTGCAAATCAAGATCCAACTAATGCAAAGGATGGAACAGAATATGTATCTCAATTAGCGCAATTTTCATCTTTAGAGCAAATGGCTAATTTAAATAGCATGATGAAATTAACAGGAGCTTCTAGTTTTATAGGTAAAGTAGTGTTACTTAGAAAATTTGATGATCAGGGTAATCAATATGCAGGAATTGTAAGAAATGTAATAAAAAATGGTGATGAAATCAAATTAAGTATAGAGTATGAACCAGGAAAAGTTGGAGAATTTCCTATGGAAGATGTATTAAATATTACAGATGATATAAATGAAAATTCTAAATACAACAATGATTTATTAAATGCTGTAAGTTTAATAGGAAAAAATGTACTAATGGATGATGGAAAAGAAAAAATAACTGGAGTAGTAAAAGGTGTAGTTAGAAATGGCTTAGGAGTAAGTATTAAAGTTACTATAACAAAGGATGGAAAAGAACAAGATATATATGTACCATTTGAATATGTAACAAATGTACAAGAAAATGGTGACTTTGGTGATATTGAAAAGCCGGATGAAAAGCCGGATGAAAAACCAGATGAAAAACCAGTAGATCCAGTAGACCCATCGAATCTAGCAGATCCATCTAACCCATCTGATGGCGATGAGAATAAAAATGAGGTAGAAGAAAAAAAATAG
- a CDS encoding flagellar biosynthesis protein, which translates to MSFKIINGKLHLIEDYNYASLKNKNIKTEHKTESFEKLLNQKINNNDKVNKKSKEESFIISKHAFDRMKSRNINLSEEDMNSINKAINIADKKGSRECLILCKDAALITSIKNRTVITAMTKEESKDNVFTNIDSAVII; encoded by the coding sequence ATGTCATTTAAAATTATAAATGGTAAATTACATTTAATAGAAGACTATAATTATGCATCCTTAAAAAATAAAAATATTAAAACAGAACATAAAACAGAAAGCTTTGAAAAATTATTAAACCAAAAAATAAATAATAATGATAAAGTAAATAAAAAAAGCAAGGAAGAAAGTTTTATAATATCAAAGCATGCCTTTGATAGGATGAAATCTAGAAATATAAACCTATCAGAGGAAGATATGAATAGCATAAATAAAGCTATAAATATAGCTGATAAGAAGGGGAGCAGGGAGTGCTTAATATTATGCAAGGATGCAGCTTTAATAACCTCTATAAAAAATAGAACAGTAATAACTGCTATGACAAAGGAAGAAAGTAAGGATAATGTTTTTACAAATATAGATAGTGCGGTAATAATATAA
- a CDS encoding flagellar hook-basal body complex protein, with product MLRSMYSGISGLKAQQTRLDIVGNNIANANTTAFKSQSIRFQDMLSQNMSSATGPSANIGGTNPRQVGLGVQVAGIFTKFTTGNMQTTGRNLDMAIDGPGFFIVGKGSITGETSIITESTDDAQAGSIDGKNSTMDVYFTRDGSFNLDEEGNLLTSDGFRIMGYAMTDGTGTSLAYDTGTGEAKMAFVDADSKALKAADDSKKLIPLRIPDEIEIEGGKKVRVQSFSIDKDGVLVASLVNGKSAALGQVAMSSFKNEGGLEKMGKNLYKNSANSGEAIIRTPRGTAEDKANDKGYGDMLNGMIEMSNVDLAEEFTEMIVANRAFQACGKMITTGDEILQELVNLKR from the coding sequence ATGTTAAGATCAATGTATTCAGGTATAAGTGGACTTAAAGCACAACAAACAAGATTAGATATAGTAGGTAATAATATAGCAAATGCTAATACTACAGCTTTTAAATCTCAAAGCATTAGATTTCAAGACATGCTAAGTCAAAATATGTCTAGTGCAACAGGCCCAAGTGCTAATATAGGAGGTACAAATCCAAGGCAGGTAGGATTAGGAGTACAAGTAGCTGGTATATTCACTAAATTTACTACAGGAAATATGCAAACTACAGGAAGAAACTTAGATATGGCTATAGACGGACCAGGATTTTTTATAGTAGGAAAAGGAAGTATAACAGGCGAAACTAGTATTATTACAGAGAGTACCGACGATGCACAGGCCGGATCTATTGATGGTAAGAATAGTACGATGGATGTATATTTTACTAGAGATGGTTCTTTTAATTTAGATGAAGAAGGAAATCTTTTAACTTCAGATGGATTTAGAATTATGGGATATGCTATGACTGATGGGACCGGTACAAGTTTAGCTTATGATACAGGTACAGGAGAGGCTAAAATGGCATTTGTGGATGCAGATTCAAAGGCTTTAAAAGCAGCTGATGATAGTAAAAAATTAATTCCACTAAGAATACCTGACGAAATAGAGATTGAAGGTGGCAAGAAAGTAAGAGTTCAATCTTTTAGTATAGATAAGGACGGAGTTCTTGTAGCATCATTAGTTAATGGAAAATCAGCAGCATTAGGTCAAGTAGCTATGTCTTCATTTAAAAATGAAGGTGGACTTGAAAAAATGGGTAAGAATTTATATAAAAACTCTGCAAACTCTGGAGAAGCTATAATTAGAACACCTCGTGGAACAGCTGAGGACAAGGCAAATGACAAGGGATATGGAGACATGCTTAATGGTATGATTGAAATGTCTAATGTAGATTTGGCAGAGGAATTTACTGAAATGATAGTTGCTAATAGAGCATTCCAAGCGTGCGGTAAAATGATAACCACAGGAGATGAAATACTTCAAGAATTAGTTAACTTAAAGAGATAA
- a CDS encoding flagellar FlbD family protein, which translates to MIQLTGMNRESFTLNAEHIEKIEQVPESLITLVNGKKYIVIETPDEIIKRVKKYKSDIITLGIQGEFRK; encoded by the coding sequence ATGATTCAGCTTACAGGTATGAACCGAGAAAGTTTTACTTTAAATGCAGAACATATTGAAAAAATTGAACAAGTACCAGAAAGTTTGATTACTTTGGTAAATGGCAAAAAATATATAGTTATAGAAACACCAGATGAAATAATAAAAAGAGTTAAAAAGTATAAAAGTGACATAATCACTTTAGGCATACAGGGGGAGTTTAGAAAATGA
- a CDS encoding motility protein A, with protein MKKSDILTPIGLIFNFGLIIWGMATGGTDLKIFWDLASVLITIGGSLTAMLIAYPMSEFKRLFVVIRQTFKDNGMSNIDVIQNFVDLSRKARREGLLSLEDAINNLTDDYMKKGLRMVVDGIEPETIRDIMELEIDEMEKRHKAGADMLKTWGGYSPAFGMIGTLIGLIQMLANLTDSSAIASGMAKALITTFYGSIMANMVFNPMGSNLMYKSGGEATTREMILEGVLAIQSGVNPRIMEEKLVSYLSPPERLDYNKVQVSGEGAAQNG; from the coding sequence ATGAAAAAAAGTGATATATTAACACCTATAGGACTTATTTTTAATTTTGGACTAATTATATGGGGAATGGCTACAGGTGGAACTGATCTTAAAATATTTTGGGATTTAGCATCTGTACTTATAACTATAGGGGGATCTCTAACCGCTATGCTAATTGCCTATCCTATGAGCGAATTTAAGAGACTTTTTGTAGTTATAAGGCAGACATTTAAAGATAATGGAATGTCTAATATAGATGTTATTCAAAACTTTGTAGATTTATCTAGAAAGGCTAGAAGAGAAGGTCTTCTTTCTTTAGAAGATGCTATTAATAATTTAACTGATGATTATATGAAAAAGGGTTTAAGAATGGTGGTAGATGGGATAGAACCAGAAACTATAAGGGATATTATGGAACTTGAAATAGATGAAATGGAAAAAAGACATAAAGCAGGAGCAGATATGTTAAAAACCTGGGGCGGATATTCACCAGCCTTTGGTATGATAGGTACATTAATAGGCCTTATACAAATGCTTGCTAACCTTACAGATTCTAGTGCCATAGCTTCTGGGATGGCAAAGGCTCTTATAACTACATTTTATGGTTCTATAATGGCGAATATGGTATTTAATCCTATGGGATCAAATTTAATGTATAAAAGTGGAGGAGAAGCAACTACAAGAGAAATGATATTAGAAGGAGTTTTAGCAATTCAATCAGGAGTTAATCCAAGAATAATGGAAGAAAAGCTAGTTAGTTATCTTTCACCACCAGAAAGATTAGATTATAATAAGGTGCAAGTATCTGGGGAAGGAGCAGCTCAAAATGGCTAG
- a CDS encoding OmpA family protein has product MARRNKNSGGGDEIRGDEWLATFSDTITLLLTFFILLYSFSSVDAEKFKQVASAMQVAMSGQSGDSIVDFNLKNGDIPLVGETTKMGSEAGANGKSDSKEVYNEVSKFIDKNNLKSSVEVKEEGRGVVIQLRDNVLFQTAKADIKPESRQIMDKLNGLIATMANEVIVEGHTDNVPIKNEIYGSNWELSTARAVNVLRYFVETKKQNPARFTAAGYGEYRPMVQNNSDANRAKNRRVNIVIVSKEKGSSKK; this is encoded by the coding sequence ATGGCTAGGAGAAATAAAAATTCAGGTGGAGGAGACGAAATAAGAGGTGATGAATGGTTAGCAACCTTTTCTGACACCATAACTTTATTATTAACTTTCTTCATATTGCTTTATTCTTTTTCTAGTGTAGATGCTGAAAAATTTAAACAAGTAGCTTCTGCTATGCAGGTAGCAATGAGTGGTCAATCTGGAGATAGTATTGTTGATTTTAATTTGAAAAATGGAGATATACCTTTGGTAGGAGAGACAACTAAAATGGGAAGTGAAGCAGGTGCTAATGGAAAATCTGATTCAAAGGAAGTATATAATGAAGTAAGTAAGTTTATAGATAAAAATAATCTTAAGTCTTCTGTGGAAGTAAAAGAAGAAGGAAGAGGAGTTGTAATACAGCTTAGAGATAATGTGCTTTTTCAAACAGCTAAAGCTGACATTAAGCCTGAAAGTAGACAAATAATGGATAAGTTAAATGGATTAATAGCTACAATGGCTAATGAAGTAATTGTAGAGGGTCATACAGATAATGTGCCAATTAAAAATGAAATATATGGTTCAAATTGGGAGTTGTCTACAGCTAGAGCAGTTAATGTTTTAAGATATTTTGTTGAAACTAAGAAACAAAATCCAGCAAGATTTACCGCAGCAGGATATGGTGAATACAGACCTATGGTGCAAAATAATTCTGATGCTAACAGGGCAAAAAATAGAAGGGTAAATATAGTTATAGTTTCAAAAGAAAAGGGGAGTAGCAAAAAATGA
- a CDS encoding flagellar basal body-associated FliL family protein, producing the protein MSEKNVEKKGGSFKKIIIIVLILVVVGAGSFGGYMLFIKNKKTSNNANQVPVNNTNVINSQQTANGMYPQQVVVSSKTYSLDEFLVNLADEDGKRFVKAKIYIGYEEKKLNKELETKKPILRDAVIGVLRSKKAADINPKNIDKIKVEIINKIGPMLEKGRINSIYFDDLIVQ; encoded by the coding sequence ATGAGCGAGAAAAATGTAGAGAAAAAAGGTGGAAGTTTTAAAAAGATAATAATAATAGTTCTTATATTAGTTGTAGTTGGAGCAGGATCTTTTGGAGGATATATGCTTTTTATAAAAAATAAAAAAACTTCTAATAATGCTAACCAAGTGCCTGTAAATAATACTAATGTTATAAATTCACAACAAACTGCTAATGGAATGTATCCTCAACAGGTTGTAGTTTCATCTAAAACTTACTCTTTAGATGAATTTTTAGTAAATTTAGCAGATGAAGATGGAAAAAGATTTGTAAAAGCAAAGATTTATATAGGATATGAAGAAAAGAAATTAAATAAGGAATTAGAAACAAAGAAGCCTATATTAAGAGATGCAGTTATAGGAGTTTTAAGATCTAAAAAAGCAGCAGATATAAATCCTAAAAATATTGATAAAATAAAGGTAGAAATTATAAATAAAATCGGTCCTATGCTTGAAAAAGGTCGAATTAACAGTATCTATTTTGATGATTTAATAGTACAATAG
- the fliO gene encoding flagellar biosynthetic protein FliO: protein MDIEFIGMIFKAIFALALVLLLLYLSLKLGGEKLQKFQNGKYIKVLERVPLSKENFVCVVKIGEKAYIMTSTPHSIEKITELSEEETKKIEDLKIQSMPQYKGLNKFLEKRELNKIYDKLKLNKLKKEDRYEKKK, encoded by the coding sequence ATGGATATAGAATTTATTGGAATGATTTTTAAAGCTATTTTTGCCTTAGCTCTAGTGCTTTTACTTTTGTATTTATCACTAAAACTTGGAGGAGAGAAACTTCAAAAATTTCAAAATGGGAAATATATAAAAGTTTTAGAAAGGGTTCCACTATCTAAAGAAAATTTTGTATGTGTGGTTAAAATAGGTGAAAAAGCATATATTATGACTTCAACTCCTCATAGTATAGAAAAAATAACAGAATTATCTGAAGAGGAAACGAAAAAAATAGAAGATTTAAAAATTCAATCTATGCCACAATATAAGGGGCTAAATAAATTCCTAGAAAAGAGAGAATTAAATAAAATCTATGATAAACTTAAGTTAAATAAGCTAAAAAAGGAAGATAGATATGAAAAGAAGAAATAA